From Phyllopteryx taeniolatus isolate TA_2022b chromosome 18, UOR_Ptae_1.2, whole genome shotgun sequence, the proteins below share one genomic window:
- the ak9 gene encoding adenylate kinase 9: MDLVDNLIEDDAERQRLLSKPTCFLVVGRPGVGKSTLAKNIAETWGCVLIDDTEVLDHHIRSTTEDGIKLLEILNAGESVPEDMVLRLIFDMLNSSKVEHYGYVLSCLPFMSEEGVGVDEQMELIRKLKLKPDFLINVKCADKDLVQRLSSQKQHPMTGLLYNQDQWKWDNDFHVTGFIDDEIVEEEDKEESQDDDEEEEEQITPRCTIDQLVWIPERQSRNTSLRINAYKDNILRPLEDYMMDHNPIYLFEVDGTNTPDELLLFVLSRLGSMAIQRVSVPVVLHQNEELPEDIETEDLLRFMSSSRILVPGFRWRRSRWGRSCPVALKEGCFVPGKPEFSVGFRDKMYILSSQEAYDKFVTNPRRYLLPPMPSPPCRVCIVGTMASGRSELARLMGARHGVSVLELEKLAEPLVAELEKEWLGKVKEDCTQAAMEKIRTKQQTGQPSSDGTPAVEVTEDHPEVVALVQTALEEAKKHDAAKEVYAQALTKVVRENESTDVGSDVGNGWVLDNFPRNASQLEALQRAGILPDFLFCLMHTEVSQNPSGAPQSEKAEDEPRHKAEKEQFKREWEGLQLSLSLSHSVLQTADRSPKELLDEIVQLMEKPFKYLPREFSAVDLDEEAEDIEAIANLENADDENDSDKNTEDEEGEEEEQDEEGEDSESPGDATAKKSFGDTFNFCPVVLKKQNALVPCTDEISAKYREKVYYFSNVDAREAFLLTPEQFVGQNELLKPPALRIFLLGCRGSGKTTQGEWLAKQLGLFHIQFKEQLQMLLTPKIKQRVIPADESTEEHLKALKSTIEDARGDEAAEPTEEDAGLTDEEIGMIAYLTDDLPLSSHVLDQVINPYWKTEPYMSTGFILEGFPHNTEEVQHMMQHQLYPDAVVTLMAGVEDVQARLLPKFWQRWREHCDRREALLDVLREIHRKARDENIVKRRAELMEEKEASSTAAKFSCREDDEDDEDATNIEEEIEAILEEEFPVERYDEFKEDDDLEEATAERLNTEIEERYVADSNNISTVLEVLSELKIPRISINASRKTGVVRRQLLLKVEPLQANRESLFQKCQPISFNLAQLLLLYSYKFHSAFGCLDPVKRYNEGDLIQPVLWPLDTTCPVLFNQYIYFFGSKKNQQTFMLNPLKYLRQSKPSPMLPVKMAVVGPPKSGKTSVATMFAQRYGLDLLSIGGVMRRILDEQEHSDLSAQMKQHLHQGLVVPDELAIQCLEKVLMSLVCSTQGYVLDGFPVTMKQAELMQSNSIIPMIVVEMELHTVEVLKRGLASKMEENKPHPMHDSAEILHVRDTCYKQEAQLMRRHFQQQYDNWIQMEGLKSKWYIWERLIKEISVSMGYIHTYLRRTRSGQAGCINRLCVTPKEFQRQLGEFAHYCPVCLALQDHLVDCSETASLMYAAEYNRRYFKMCGTHHLESFLANPDQFVTPGCPRPLPEADRLPKKLTETDVKSTSLQQVEMKGFCPVTYLDGKLRYEALVRGSAEYAVEYRERLYTCETKQKQYKFLSAPQRYWDLKLPSKVPPLCEPNPLTSLPTLGYLEQGAAVAVIKAMTAVGCLKPKFPFFSMERSALHYVAFYMKAFNHNSTEHIRQMYKNKLASFEEDCALIPYLSSSMQAEYKLPDECPVDFDFNLKKFLALRDSPREKSGLQM; encoded by the exons ATGGATCTAGTGGACAACCTCATCGAAGATGACGCTGAGAGACAGCGTCTACTTTCCAAACCGACCTGCTTCCTCGTGGTTGGAAGGCCG GGTGTTGGCAAATCCACCCTGGCCAAAAATATAGCAGAGACCTGGGGGTGTGTTTTAATCGATG ACACGGAGGTGCTGGACCACCACATCAGAAGTACAACAGAGGATGGCATCAAG CTCCTGGAGATCTTAAACGCGGGCGAAAGTGTGCCCGAAGACATGGTCCTCCGGCTCATATTCGACATGCTGAACTCGTCCAAAGTTGAGCACTACG GCTACGTGCTGAGCTGCCTGCCGTTCATGTCGGAAGAGGGCGTTGGCGTCGATGAGCAAATGGAGCTGATCAGGAAGCTCAAGCTGAAGCCGGACTTCCTCATCAACGTCAAG TGTGCCGACAAGGACCTGGTCCAGAGGCTGTCGAGTCAGAAGCAGCACCCGATGACAGGTCTTCTGTACAATCAAGATCAATGGAAGTGGGACAATGACTTCCACGTAACGGGATTTATAGATGATGAAatagtggaggaggaggataagGAAGAATCGCAG GATGATgacgaagaggaagaggaacaaATTACCCCAAGGTGCACGATTGACCAGCTGGTGTGGATCCCTGAGCGTCAGTCCAGAAATACTTCTCTGAGAATCAACGCGTACAAGGATAACATCCTCAGACCGCTGGAG GATTACATGATGGACCACAACCCGATCTACCTTTTCGAGGTGGACGGAACCAACACGCCGGATGAGTTGCTCTTA TTTGTCTTGTCCCGCCTGGGATCGATGGCCATACAGCGCGTGTCGGTTCCAGTGGTCCTCCATCAGAACGAAGAGTTGCCCGAAGACATCGAAACG GAGGACCTGCTGAGGTTTATGTCCTCCTCCAGGATACTAGTGCCAGGCTTCCGGTGGCGGAGGAGCCGCTGGGGTCGAAGTTGTCCGGTCGCCTTGAAAGAAGGATGCTTCGTCCCCGGAAAACCGGAATTCTCTGTAGG CTTCCGGGACAAAATGTACATCCTTTCATCCCAAGAAGCCTACGATAAGTTTGTGACCAACCCCAGACGCTACCTCCTCCCCCCGATGCCCAGCCCCCCTTGCCGGGTTTGCATCGTCGGAACGATGGCTTCGGGGAGGAGCGAGCTGGCGCGACTGATGGGCGCGCGGCACGGCGTGTCCGTGCTGGAGCTGGAGAAACTGGCGGAGCCTCTGGTGGCGGAGCTGGAGAAGGAGTGGCTGGGCAAAGTCAAGGAGGACTGCACGCAGGCCGCCATGGAGAAAATCAGGACCAAGCAGCAGACCGGCCAACCGAGTTCTG ATGGAACCCCCGCTGTGGAAG TGACAGAGGATCATCCCGAAGTGGTGGCCCTGGTGCAAACCGCTCTGGAAGAGGCCAAAAAACACGATGCAGCCAAGGAAGTCTATGCTCAGGCTCTGACGAAGGTCGTGAGAGAA AATGAATCGACCGACGTGGGTTCCGATGTGGGCAACGGCTGGGTGCTCGACAACTTTCCCAGGAACGCCTCCCAGTTGGAGGCGCTACAACGAGCCGGGATCCTTCCGGATTTCCTCTTCTGTCTCATGCACACGGAGGTCAGTCAGA ATCCGTCTGGTGCGCCACAGTCAGAAAAAGCTGAAG ATGAGCCCCGGCACAAAGCGGAGAAGGAGCAGTTCAAGAGAGAATGGGAAGGCCTGCAGCTCTCTCTCAGCTTAAGCCACTCAGTGCTGCAGACCGCCGACAGGAGCCCCAAGGAACTTCTCGACGAGATTGTCCAGCTCATGGAGA AGCCCTTCAAGTATTTGCCCAGAGAGTTCTCCGCCGTTGACTTGGACGAGGAAGCGGAAGATATAGAAGCCATCGCAAATCTGGAAAATGCCGATGACGAAAACGACTCTGACAAGAACACAGAAGACGAGgagggggaagaggaggagcaggaCGAGGAGGGTGAAGAT TCGGAATCCCCAGGGGACGCAACTGCCAAGAAGTCTTTTGGCGATACCTTTAATTTCTGCCCGGTGGTGCTCAAGAAGCAGAATGCGCTGGTGCCCTGCACAGATGAGATATCAGCCAAGTATCGAGAGAAGGTCTACTATTTCTCCAACGTAGATGCCAGGGAAGCCTTCCTGCTCACTCCGGAGCAGTTTGTTGGACAAAACGAGCTTCTAAAG CCTCCTGCCCTGCGGATATTTCTGCTGGGATGCCGCGGCTCCGGCAAGACCACTCAAGGCGAGTGGCTCGCCAAGCAACTCGGCCTCTTCCACATTCAGTTCAAGGAGCAACTTCAAATGCTCCTCACGCCGAAGATAAAGCAGCGAGTTATCCCCGCCGACGAGtcgacagaggagcatctgaAGGCCCTGAAGTCCACCATCGAGGACGCCCGAGGGGACGAAGCTGCGGAGCCGACCGAG GAGGATGCGGGACTGACTGATGAGGAAATTGGTATGATAGCCTACTTGACTGATGACCTTCCACTGAGTTCACATGTCCTGGATCAGGTCATCAATCCATACTGGAAAACGGAGCCTTACAT GTCTACGGGTTTCATCCTGGAGGGTTTCCCTCACAACACCGAGGAAGTGCAGCACATGATGCAGCATCAGCTTTATCCCGACGCCGTGGTCACCTTGATGGCGGGGGTGGAGGACGTTCAGGCGCGCCTGTTGCCCAAATTCTGGCAGAGGTGGCGAGAGCACTGCGACCGGCGCGAAGCTTTGCTCGATGTCCTCCGCGAAATACACCGCAAGGCGCGG GACGAGAATATTGTGAAGAGGAGGGCAGAACTCATGGAAGAAAAAGAAGCCTCTTCAACAGCCGCAAAA TTTAGTTGCCGggaggatgatgaggacgaCGAAGACGCGACAAACATAGAGGAAGAGATAGAGGCCATATTGGAGGAGGAGTTCCCCGTGGAAAGGTACGACGAGTTCAAAGAAGACGACGATCTGGAGGAGGCAACTGCCGAGAGGCTGAACACGGAGATCGAAGAACGTTACGTTGCCGACTCCAACAACATTTCTACCGTGCTG GAGGTTCTGAGCGAACTCAAAATTCCCCGGATCTCTATCAACGCCTCGCGCAAGACGGGCGTCGTTCGCCGTCAGCTCCTCCTGAAAGTGGAGCCGCTGCAGGCCAACCGCGAGTCGCTCTTCCAAAAATGCCAGCCCATCTCGTTCAACCTGGCACAGCTGCTCCTGCTCTACTCATACAAGTTCCACAGCGCCTTTGGCTGCTTGGACCCGGTCAAG CGCTACAATGAAGGAGACCTCATCCAACCTGTGCTGTGGCCTCTTGATACCACATGCCCAGTGCTCTTCAACCagtatatttacttttttggCTCCAAGAAGAACCAGCAAACATTCATGCTCAACCCCTTGAAGTACCTCAGGCAGTCAAAGCCCTCCCCGATGCTTCCTGTTAAAATGGCCGTCGTCGGACCACCCAAATCGGGGAAAACGAGCG TGGCCACGATGTTCGCGCAGAGGTACGGTTTGGACCTGTTGTCCATCGGCGGCGTCATGCGGCGCATTCTTGACGAGCAGGAGCACAGCGACCTGTCGGCGCAGATGAAGCAGCATCTCCACCAGGGCCTCGTGGTGCCGGATGAACTGGCCATCCAGTGCCTGGAGAAGGTGCTCATGAGCTTGGTCTGCAGCACACAAGG GTACGTGTTGGATGGCTTTCCCGTGACCATGAAGCAAGCCGAGCTGATGCAGTCCAACAGCATCATCCCCATGATCGTGGTCGAGATGGAGCTGCACACGGTGGAGGTGCTCAAGCGAGGCCTCGCGAGCAAGATGGAGGAGAACAA GCCCCACCCGATGCACGACAGCGCCGAGATCCTCCACGTCCGCGACACGTGTTACAAGCAGGAAGCGCAGCTGATGCGACGGCACTTCCAGCAGCAGTATGACAACTGGATCCAGATGGAAGGCCTCAAGAGCAAGTGGTACATATGGGAACGCCTGATCAAGGAGATCAGCGTCAGCATGGGGTACATCCACACTTACCTGAGGAGGACCAGGAGCG GCCAAGCGGGCTGCATCAACAGGCTATGCGTCACACCCAAAGAGTTTCAGCGTCAGCTGGGAGAGTTTGCCCACTACTGCCCTGTGTGCCTGGCTCTGCAGGACCACCTCGTGGACTGCTCAGAAACCGCATCCCTGATGTACGCTGCAGAGTACAACAGGCGATATTTCAAGATGTGTGGCACGCACCATTTGGAG AGCTTCCTTGCCAACCCGGATCAATTCGTCACCCCGGGCTGCCCGCGCCCTCTCCCCGAAGCGGACCGGCTGCCCAAAAAGTTGACCGAGACGGACGTGAAGAGCACATCCCTGCAGCAGGTTGAGATGAAAGGCTTCTGCCCTGTCACTTATCTGGATGGCAAACTGAG GTACGAAGCTCTCGTCCGCGGCAGCGCGGAATACGCAGTGGAATACCGAGAGCGGCTGTACACCTGCGAGACGAAGCAGAAGCAGTACAAGTTTTTGAG CGCTCCGCAACGCTACTGGGACCTCAAGCTGCCCAGTAAGGTTCCGCCGCTTTGTGAGCCGAACCCGCTCACCTCCCTCCCCACGCTGGGCTACCTGGAACAG GGGGCGGCGGTGGCGGTCATCAAGGCCATGACGGCTGTCGGGTGCCTCAAACCCAAGTTTCCCTTCTTCAGTATGGAACGATCCGCTCTTCACTACGTGGCCTTCTACATGAAAG